GGCCGATTTTGGAGAAAGCCGTTCAAAACTTCCTATCCAGAGGAGACTTGGCAGACTATGAGCGTTTTGTCGCTGATAACCATGCTTGGTTAGAGGTATTCGCGGAATACATGGCCATTAAAGAGCATTTTGGCTTATTGGCTTGGACCGAGTGGCCAGACGAGGCAGCTCGCAGACGCGATACCGCTGCACTGGATGCCTACCGCAGAGATTTGGCAGACAAGCTGACCTATCACCGTGTTACCCAATATTTCTTCTTTAGCCAATGGCTGGCCTTGAAAGCCTATGCCAATGAGCGTCAGATTGAGATTGTGGGAGATATGCCGATTTATGTGGCGGCAGATAGCTGCGAAGTCTGGTCCCAGCCTCAATTTTTCAAAACAGATGAGGTCGGTCGTCCGACCGCTGTCGCAGGCTGTCCACCAGATGAATTTTCTGCCACAGGTCAGCTTTGGGGCAATCCAATCTACGACTGGAAGGCCATGGATGAAGATGGCTACCGCTGGTGGATTGACCGCTTGCGGGAAAGCTTTAAGATTTATGACGTGGTGCGTATTGACCATTTCCGTGGCTTTGAGTCTTATTGGGAAATTCCAGCGGATTCGGATGTGGCTTCGACTGGTAAATGGGTCAAGGGTCCAGACTATGCCCTCTTTAAGGCTGTAAAAGAAGCCTTAGGAGATTTGAACATCATCGCAGAAGACCTCGGCTTTATGACCAATGAAGTCATTGAATTGCGGGAAAAAACAGGCTTCCCAGGGATGAAAGTTACCCAATTTGCCTATAATCCAGACGATGAAAGCATCGATAGCCCACACCTAGCACCGAATAACTCGGTCATCTACACAGGTACTCATGATAATAATACCGTGATGGGCTGGTACAAGGATGAGATTGATGATAAGACCCGTTCCTACATGGCACTTTACACCAATCGAAAAGAGTACGAAACAGTGCCTCATGCTATGCTTCGCACCATTTTTAGCTCCGTCAGCTACATGGCCATTGCGACCATGCAGGATTTATTGGAGTTAGATGGCTCTGCTCGCATGAATTTGCCATCTACGATTGGTGGCAACTGGGCATGGCGGATGACAGCAGACCAATTAACCCCAGAGATTGAGGCAGAGTTGCTCAGCTTGACTACGACCTACCGTCGGATCAACGAAGGCATCTCAAACAACTAAAAAAATGGGAGAAACTATGTCAAACTTACAAGAATACATAAAAAAGCAGTATCATAAAGACTTAGCGACTTGTAGCAATGAAGAGCTGTATGTGGCTCTGCTAAACTACACCAAGGATTACAGTGCCACCAAGCCTGTCCATGACAGCAAGAAAAAACTATATTACATCTCGGCAGAATTTTTAATCGGAAAACTCTTGTCCAACAACCTCATCAACCTTGGCTTGTATGAGGCAATCAAGCAAGAACTTGCTGCGGCAGGCAAGGATTTATTAGCCGTGGAAGAAGTAGAGTTAGAACCTTCCCTTGGTAATGGGGGCTTGGGGCGTCTAGCAGCTTGCTTTTTAGATTCGATTGCGACCCTTGGTTTAAATGGCGATGGCATTGGCTTGAACTATCATTTTGGGCTTTTCCACCAAGTATTGCAAAACAACCAACAAACCACGGTGCCTAATTTCTGGCTGTCTGAGCAAAATTGGCTGCTGAAGTCAGAGAAATCCTACCAAGTGCCCTTTGCCAACTTTACATTGACGTCAACCTTGTACGATATTGATGTACCAGGTTATAAGACCGAAAAGAAAAATCGCCTACGCTTATTTGACCTTGATTCAGTGGATGCGGGTATTATTCATGATGGGATTGACTTTGATAAGACAGATATTGCACATAACTTGACCCTCTTTCTCTATCCAGACGATAGTGACCGTCAAGGGGAATTGCTCCGCATTTTCCAACAGTATTTCATGGTGTCAAACGGTGCCCAGTTGATTTTAGAAGAAGCACTTGAAAAGGGAAGTAATCTTCATGACTTGGCAGACTATGCCGTTATTCAAATCAATGACACACACCCATCGCTTGTCATTCCAGAAATGATTCGCTTACTGACAGAGCGTGGGATTGAGTTTGAAGAGGCGGTTCAGATTGTCAAGCAAATGACAGCCTATACCAACCATACGATTTTGGCAGAAGCACTTGAGAAGTGGCCGATGGATTTCTTGGAAGAAGTCGTACCGCACTTAGTGCCGATTATTCGGGAGTTGGACCGCCGCGTCAAAGAAACTTATAGCGATGCTTCTGTGCAAATCATTGATGAGTATAACCGCGTGCACATGGCCCACATGGATATCCACTACGGTTACAGTGTCAACGGAGTTGCAGCTCTTCATACAGAAATCTTGAAACATTCTGAACTCAAGGCTTTCTATGATATTTACCCTGAGAAATTTAACAATAAAACCAATGGCATTACCTTCCGCCGCTGGCTCATGCATATCAATCCTCGTCTGTCTAGCTATATCGATGGCTTGATTGGACGAGATTGGCATCATGACGCAACGAAATTGGAAGAGTTGCTGAGCTTTGCTGGTAAGAGCGAGGTCAAAGCAGAGCTGGAAAACATTAAGGCCCACAACAAACGCAAGCTCGTTCGCCATCTGAAAGAGCACCAGCATGTGGACATCAATCCAAACTCCATCTTTGATATCCAAATCAAGCGACTGCACGAGTACAAGCGTCAGCAGATGAATGCACTCTACGTCATCTATAAATATCTGGACATCAAGGCAGGCCATATCCCAGCCCGCCCAGTGACCGTTTTCTTTGGCGGAAAAGCGGCACCAGCTTACACCATTGCTCAAGATATCATTCACTTGATTCTGTGCTTGTCTGAGGTTATCGCCAATGACCCAGACGTAGCTCCACACTTGCAGGTCGTGATGGTTGAAAACTACAATGTAACTGCGGCTAGTTTCCTCATTGCTGCTGGAGACATCTCAGAGCAGATTTCCCTTGCTTCCAAAGAGGCGTCTGGCACTGGAAATATGAAATTCATGCTAAATGGTGCCTTGACTTTGGGAACATCAGACGGAGCCAATGTAGAAATTCACGAATTAGTCGGCGATGAGAATATTTATATCTTCGGGGAAGATAGTGAAACCATTATCCAGCACTATGCTAAGAGTGATTACATTTCACGCGATTACTACGAACGCGAAGCAATTAAACCTTTAGTAGACTTCATCGTGAGTGATCCCCTCAAGGCTGTTGGCCAAGTTGAACGCTTGGAACGCTTGTACGATGAATTGCTCCATAAGGACTGGTTTATGACCTTGATTGACCTAGAAACCTACATCGCAACTAAAGAACACATGCTCCAAGATTATGAAGATAGGGACAGTTGGTTGGAGAAAGTCTTAGTCAATATCGCTAAAGCAGGTTTCTTCTCAGCCGATCGCACCATCGCCCAATATAATGAAGACATTTGGCATTTGGGAGAATGATAGGGACAACCAGCATGGATAACAATAGCAAGTTTTTAAAAGCTTGCTATTTTAATATAATTGGTTTATAATACAATCAGATATTTCATAGAAATGGAGGCAAGTTTTATGAAAAAGAAACCGATTTATTTGTATGTGTTGCTCGCGATGTCTAGTCTACTCACGTTGTGGGGTGCTCTAGGTCAGTTTACAACCACACCAGATAGCGTGATAGGCGTTATCAAGGAATCCTATCAAAAGCAGAATATCCCCGAGACGCAGGTGGAGGAGTTTCTAAAGCTTTTTCGCAAGACCACAGAGTTTGACTTGAATACAGCCCATAAAGTGTTTGTAGTGGTGAGTTTGCTCTTACTCTTTGTCGCCCTATTTCTGCTGATTAAAAAGCGTCTTTTGCAGGCCAATTTGACCTACCTTGGTTATTTGCTTCTCAAAATACTCTTTATGATCTATAATTTTGTCGGCAAAAATGCCCTTATTCGTTCCGTTCAAACCAGTAATTCAGCAC
The window above is part of the Streptococcus himalayensis genome. Proteins encoded here:
- the malQ gene encoding 4-alpha-glucanotransferase, with product MKKRQSGVLMHISSLPGKYGIGSFGKSAYEFVDFLVRTKQRYWQILPLGTTSYGDSPYQSFSAFAGNTHFIDFDLLIEAGLLTGEDLAGRDFGDNPHQVDYAKVFEERRPILEKAVQNFLSRGDLADYERFVADNHAWLEVFAEYMAIKEHFGLLAWTEWPDEAARRRDTAALDAYRRDLADKLTYHRVTQYFFFSQWLALKAYANERQIEIVGDMPIYVAADSCEVWSQPQFFKTDEVGRPTAVAGCPPDEFSATGQLWGNPIYDWKAMDEDGYRWWIDRLRESFKIYDVVRIDHFRGFESYWEIPADSDVASTGKWVKGPDYALFKAVKEALGDLNIIAEDLGFMTNEVIELREKTGFPGMKVTQFAYNPDDESIDSPHLAPNNSVIYTGTHDNNTVMGWYKDEIDDKTRSYMALYTNRKEYETVPHAMLRTIFSSVSYMAIATMQDLLELDGSARMNLPSTIGGNWAWRMTADQLTPEIEAELLSLTTTYRRINEGISNN
- a CDS encoding glycogen/starch/alpha-glucan phosphorylase; amino-acid sequence: MSNLQEYIKKQYHKDLATCSNEELYVALLNYTKDYSATKPVHDSKKKLYYISAEFLIGKLLSNNLINLGLYEAIKQELAAAGKDLLAVEEVELEPSLGNGGLGRLAACFLDSIATLGLNGDGIGLNYHFGLFHQVLQNNQQTTVPNFWLSEQNWLLKSEKSYQVPFANFTLTSTLYDIDVPGYKTEKKNRLRLFDLDSVDAGIIHDGIDFDKTDIAHNLTLFLYPDDSDRQGELLRIFQQYFMVSNGAQLILEEALEKGSNLHDLADYAVIQINDTHPSLVIPEMIRLLTERGIEFEEAVQIVKQMTAYTNHTILAEALEKWPMDFLEEVVPHLVPIIRELDRRVKETYSDASVQIIDEYNRVHMAHMDIHYGYSVNGVAALHTEILKHSELKAFYDIYPEKFNNKTNGITFRRWLMHINPRLSSYIDGLIGRDWHHDATKLEELLSFAGKSEVKAELENIKAHNKRKLVRHLKEHQHVDINPNSIFDIQIKRLHEYKRQQMNALYVIYKYLDIKAGHIPARPVTVFFGGKAAPAYTIAQDIIHLILCLSEVIANDPDVAPHLQVVMVENYNVTAASFLIAAGDISEQISLASKEASGTGNMKFMLNGALTLGTSDGANVEIHELVGDENIYIFGEDSETIIQHYAKSDYISRDYYEREAIKPLVDFIVSDPLKAVGQVERLERLYDELLHKDWFMTLIDLETYIATKEHMLQDYEDRDSWLEKVLVNIAKAGFFSADRTIAQYNEDIWHLGE
- a CDS encoding ABC transporter permease, with the translated sequence MKKKPIYLYVLLAMSSLLTLWGALGQFTTTPDSVIGVIKESYQKQNIPETQVEEFLKLFRKTTEFDLNTAHKVFVVVSLLLLFVALFLLIKKRLLQANLTYLGYLLLKILFMIYNFVGKNALIRSVQTSNSALIEGTIQLNRMSSIIGIVFVFIPISLVLYKLWRQQKAVEE